The genomic region ACCTAATTCTGCGTTTTTTTGCATTCTTTGTAAAGCAAAATAAATTAAAGCAATAGATAACACTACATGAACTATAACGGCTAATATTGTTAAAATTGACACTTCATCTGCCTCCTTTTCCCTTTTTCTGCATACATCTCAAAAAATATTATACACTAAAACTTTTGATAATTCAAGTAAAAAATGAATTTATTGAAAAAGTCATGATATTGTTTTTATGAAATTAAATTATGTGAAATAGATTTTAAATATAATATTGTTAAAATTCATTAGAAATATATGGATGGGAGGTGTATTGATGCCTATATACAGATATATTTGTGAAAAATGTGGACATGAATTTACAGTAATGCATGGGATGAGTGAAACTCCTGAAGTTTTTTGTGAAAAATGTGGAAGTCCAGCAAGAAAAGGAATAGGAAGAATAGGTATTTCTTTTAAAGGAAGTGGCTTTTATATAAATGATTCAAAGAGTTCTGGTAAAACAGTATCATCAAGTGAAAAAAAATAAGGCGGTTTTAACCGCCTTATATCCCCCACAAATTATTAGATATTATCTCTTC from Marinitoga aeolica harbors:
- a CDS encoding FmdB family zinc ribbon protein encodes the protein MPIYRYICEKCGHEFTVMHGMSETPEVFCEKCGSPARKGIGRIGISFKGSGFYINDSKSSGKTVSSSEKK